The following DNA comes from Elusimicrobiaceae bacterium.
CAAATGTGCTATACCGATATTAATGTGTCTTGTGTAAACAAAGTTTGTACCGGCACTCCTAAAGAAATTTCCTATTATTCGGTAAGATAGTTTAAAGATAAAACCCCCTCCAAGCGGAGGGGGTTTTGTTAAATGATTTCAATGGTTTGCAAGTCTTGAAGGACGGGATTGTTTTTTCTCATTTTTTCCAACACTTCAACGGCAGTTAAGTGTATGGCCAATATCATTTTTTTCCCTTTTTCTTCCACCGCTTTTTTGACGGCAGCTACTGTTTGTCCGGTGGCAAAAATATCATCGATATAAATCAAATGATCATGTTTTAATAATAAATCCCCATCCATTTCCATGTCATAGCTGGTATATTCGTTAGTAATATGAAAGCGGTAGGGATTATTGGGAATTTTGCCTTTTTTACGAATGGTTAAAATAGGAAGCCCTAGTTTGTAGGCTACCGGTGTGCTGAACAAAAATCCGCGTGCTTCGGTACTGATAATGGCGGCTTTGGAGAGTATTTCTGTCGGAACGGCTTTTTGAATTTCTTCACAAAATTTATCTATTACTGTTCGGAAAAATTCCGGCTTTTCCAACAGACCGTTAATATCAATAAAGTTTACGCCCTTAATGGGATAATCTTTTATAATAGAAAGTCCGTAATTGTTTGTCATAGTTAAATGCTCCATTTATTTATGTCTTGCCAATCAAATGCATCTGTATCAATCCGTTTGAAAATATATTGCGCATCCGGTGGCCACTCTTGATTAGGATGTGAAAGCCACCAACGAAAGGCTGTAATTTCAGAAGGGGGAATGTCTGGATTGATATATATAATTGCAAAATGACGAATAAAACGTTGAAAAGCCGAAGGGGTGCCCGTTTGTTTGGTGAAATAGGCCGCCAAAGATATAGGCCAACAGATTAAGGCAACCGGTATGCTGCACACAGAGGAAATACTCAAACAAATCAAAAATCCTCTTTTGGTAATGGGGTCTCCGTCTATTAAACAGGCAATTGCTCCTAATGATAAACCAAAAATAATCAATAAAAATGGCGCCCAAAAAAAAGATTTTTGGGTATGCCATAAATGAAACATCTCCGGACAGGGGGAGGCTTGTTCTTTGGCAGAAGGAGTCTGCGGCCGCAAGAGTGCTTTGATGAGCCGATTGATTTTTGTAATTTCTAACACTAAGAATAAACTGATGAATAAGTTAACAACCAGTACAAGTGCATTTTGGATCAGAACTGCTGTTGCTATGGACCAAACAATCGCCAGCGGAAAGATAAATAAGTTGAAATAAAAACAGAATTTGGCGGCTTTGAGATTCTGTTCCGGCCGCGAACTACGCCAAATCAGCAGACAAAACCCTAGAAATAATTGCCACACGGAACATAAAAACAAAGCAAAGCTAATAACAGCATCCTGAAAAACATCGAAAGAGAACTGATTTTTCCACATAGCAGGCGCTATGTTAGAAATACAGAAAATCCCTAGCATCCATAGAGGCGCCAATGTAAAAGAATTGAAAGAAGTCTTTTTTTTCAGGCGTTCTTGTAAAATTTCCGTATTTGTTTGTAGGGGTTCCTGTTGAAAATTCATATTACTCCTTTACAACAAACCTCAATTATTATACAATATAAACAAGCGAATTTAAACTGTGTTTTATGTGCCATGGTGAACGCACTAAAAAACATAGCGCAAATAGCCCCTAATTTGGTACAATGTTATAGTACTGAAGTAGGAAAAAGGCAAAAAATCCTAACTGTTCCGTCGGGAAAACGGAGGCAGTGTGGGGTTTACTGCCGATAATTTTTTATTTACAAGAAGTTCTAAGGAACAAAAAATGGCAGAAAAAACTGAAAAAAAAGCTAGAATTCTCAGCCAAGAAAGAATCCGCATCAAACTGCGCTCTTACGATCACCGCATGCTCGACAACAGCGTTGCCCGCATCGTGGAAACCGCGCAGAAAACCGGTGCTATCGTCGCCGGTCCGGTTCTTTTGCCGGTGCGCATTAAGAAGTATACCGTACTTCGTTCTCCGCACACTGACAAAAAATCTCGTGAGCAGTTTGAAATGCGTATCCACAAACGGCTGATTGACCTGAAAAGTCCCACCTCTAAGACCGTCGATGAGTTGATGAAATTAGATCTCCCCGCCGGTGTTGATGTGGCAATTAAAAGCAACTAATAAGGAAAAAAACAGATGGTAGAAGAAAACATCCAAGCTGCTGGCGCCCAAGAGGCAACCCCCGTTGCTGAAGCGGCCAAAGCAGAAACTGTCAAAGAAGCTCCGGCTACATTCCGTTTTGTACTCGGCGAAAAAGTGGGCATGACCCAGCTCTTTGATGAAAAAGGCAACCTGCATGGTGTTTCCGTCGTAAAAGCCGGACCCTGCAAAGTTGTACGTGTCAGAACCCAAGAAAAAGACGGCTACAATGCCGTTTGCGTAGGTTTTGGCGAAGTGAAAGAAAGCAAACTGAACAAGCCCGAACTCGGCTATTTCAAAAAAGCTAACACGACCCCCGTCCGCCACTTGAAAGAACATCGCGTGGCCGACGTGAACGGTTTCGAAATCGGTCAGGTCATTTCACTCGAAAAAATTTTTAAACCCGGCGATTATGTAGATGTGCAGGGCAGCATTAAAGGTCACGGCTTTGCTGGTGCGATGAAACGCCACGGCTTTGCCGGTCAGCCTGCCTCCCACGGGGCCTCTGATAGAGAAAGAGCTCCCGGTGGTTTGGCTTCCCGCCGCTCTTTGGGTAAAGT
Coding sequences within:
- the rpsJ gene encoding 30S ribosomal protein S10 yields the protein MAEKTEKKARILSQERIRIKLRSYDHRMLDNSVARIVETAQKTGAIVAGPVLLPVRIKKYTVLRSPHTDKKSREQFEMRIHKRLIDLKSPTSKTVDELMKLDLPAGVDVAIKSN
- the rplC gene encoding 50S ribosomal protein L3, with amino-acid sequence MVEENIQAAGAQEATPVAEAAKAETVKEAPATFRFVLGEKVGMTQLFDEKGNLHGVSVVKAGPCKVVRVRTQEKDGYNAVCVGFGEVKESKLNKPELGYFKKANTTPVRHLKEHRVADVNGFEIGQVISLEKIFKPGDYVDVQGSIKGHGFAGAMKRHGFAGQPASHGASDRERAPGGLASRRSLGKVLSGQRMAGHYGTTTHTVAKIEVIKVDAENNLLFLKGSVPGAKGSIVSVLETSKNRKHVVAPIVQKISASKAANKK